One part of the Paenibacillus silvisoli genome encodes these proteins:
- the tyrS gene encoding tyrosine--tRNA ligase, protein MANETVKSTFDLVDDLEYRGLIHQLTDVENFRKKLQEESVTLYSGFDPTADSLHIGHLLPVLCLRRFQQAGHIPVALVGGGTGLIGDPSGRSTERSLNTTDTVAEWSNKLKNQLSRFLDFDREGNAAKLASNYDWIAPLDVITFLRDIGKNFTVNYMLAKDSVDSRLANGISFTEFSYMILQAYDFYRLHQDHNCSLQIGGSDQWGNITAGLELIGKMGGSGAFGMTMPLVTKSDGKKFGKTESGAVWLDRNKTSVYQFYQFWINTDDNDAVKFLKYFTFLSKEEIEALETELQQHPERRAAQRELAREVTKLVHGEAAVVTAEKITQALFSGEFVQLSEDELIEALQDMPTTVFAADQEEVSLMNLLVEVGAAPSKRQAKQDIDGGAVSINGQKQSGSETVITKDQRLHGKYLVIRRGKKNYFLARFE, encoded by the coding sequence CAAGAAGAGAGCGTCACGCTGTACAGCGGATTCGACCCGACGGCCGACAGCCTTCATATCGGCCATCTTCTTCCGGTGCTGTGCCTGCGGCGCTTCCAGCAAGCGGGACACATCCCGGTCGCCCTCGTCGGCGGGGGAACCGGCTTGATCGGCGATCCGAGCGGCCGCTCCACCGAGCGCTCGCTCAATACGACGGATACGGTAGCGGAATGGTCGAACAAACTGAAGAACCAGCTCTCCCGCTTCCTCGATTTCGATCGCGAAGGCAATGCCGCCAAGCTGGCGAGCAACTACGACTGGATCGCGCCGCTGGACGTCATCACGTTCCTGCGCGACATCGGCAAAAACTTTACCGTCAATTACATGCTGGCTAAAGATTCCGTCGACTCTCGCCTGGCGAACGGCATTTCGTTCACGGAGTTCAGCTACATGATTTTGCAAGCGTACGATTTCTACAGACTCCACCAAGACCACAACTGCTCCCTGCAAATCGGCGGCAGCGACCAATGGGGCAACATTACGGCCGGTCTTGAATTGATCGGCAAAATGGGCGGCAGCGGCGCCTTCGGCATGACGATGCCGCTCGTCACGAAGAGCGACGGCAAAAAGTTCGGCAAGACCGAATCCGGCGCGGTTTGGCTGGACCGGAACAAAACGTCCGTGTACCAGTTCTACCAATTCTGGATCAACACCGACGATAACGACGCCGTGAAGTTCCTCAAATACTTCACCTTCTTGTCCAAAGAGGAGATCGAAGCGCTCGAAACCGAGCTTCAGCAGCATCCGGAGCGCCGCGCCGCGCAGCGCGAGCTGGCACGCGAAGTCACGAAGCTGGTGCATGGCGAGGCTGCGGTCGTTACAGCGGAGAAAATTACGCAGGCGCTGTTCTCCGGCGAATTCGTGCAGCTCAGCGAAGACGAGCTGATCGAAGCGCTGCAGGATATGCCGACGACCGTGTTCGCCGCGGATCAAGAGGAAGTCAGCCTGATGAACCTGCTGGTCGAGGTCGGCGCAGCGCCTTCCAAGCGCCAAGCGAAGCAGGATATCGATGGCGGCGCCGTTTCCATCAACGGCCAGAAGCAGTCCGGCAGCGAAACCGTCATTACGAAGGATCAGCGCTTGCACGGCAAATACCTGGTCATTCGCCGCGGGAAGAAGAACTACTTCCTGGCGCGGTTCGAATAA
- a CDS encoding DUF805 domain-containing protein gives MDWYLKVLNNYVGFDGRARRKEYWMFVLFNILISFVLSLLARLLGMSWLSSIYSLAVLLPSIAVSVRRLHDTGRSGWWFLINFIPIIGFIVFLVFMCLEGDPGMNRYGPNPKEFAP, from the coding sequence ATGGATTGGTACTTGAAGGTGCTGAACAACTATGTCGGCTTCGATGGAAGAGCAAGGCGCAAGGAGTATTGGATGTTCGTGCTCTTCAACATCCTCATTTCGTTCGTGCTGTCCCTGCTCGCTCGCTTACTCGGCATGAGCTGGCTCTCCTCGATCTACTCGCTGGCCGTTCTGCTGCCGAGCATCGCCGTTTCGGTGCGCAGGCTGCACGACACCGGCCGGAGCGGCTGGTGGTTTCTGATCAATTTCATCCCAATCATCGGCTTTATCGTGTTTCTGGTCTTTATGTGTCTCGAAGGCGATCCCGGTATGAACCGGTACGGACCTAATCCGAAGGAATTCGCGCCTTGA
- a CDS encoding extracellular solute-binding protein, protein MKILFYGWGMDQSLASFETVCRHYAETRELAEMEISYVNILDLDENMDYRREIGNECDLIAMVPSDFDYFCRHGYLADLTPFIGESFNRLFIDGLEELVTYDGKHMAIPTFTGVMGIIYNKDWFRKAGIPFPAPGWSWDDFMEAALRFRSLCKEPEQYPVQIAFTLDILESVVLSKGGRYVSADGKSVSGYMDSPETAAAIDWVHRLISEELLSPYSQSVLRESFEQGNIGMMVTWLYDIPQHQLDQAGVIGMPVIRGGNPAALPLPKMIGVSSASQDPERAYRLLEYLTCTENEFTGQQIDGQVYSLKHAAAPSENPVKAFIREELRYAKAGTYLKIADWYGGLYDRELERILEGKPAREALQALAATVALRYIIQ, encoded by the coding sequence ATGAAGATATTGTTTTATGGGTGGGGAATGGACCAGAGCTTGGCCTCATTCGAAACGGTTTGCCGTCATTATGCAGAGACGCGGGAGCTGGCGGAGATGGAGATCAGCTATGTAAACATTCTCGATTTGGACGAAAATATGGATTATCGTCGCGAGATCGGCAACGAATGCGATCTGATCGCAATGGTGCCCTCCGACTTTGATTATTTTTGCAGGCACGGGTATTTGGCTGACTTGACGCCTTTCATCGGGGAGTCCTTTAACCGACTGTTCATCGACGGACTTGAAGAGCTGGTCACGTATGACGGGAAGCACATGGCCATTCCGACGTTTACGGGCGTGATGGGCATCATATACAACAAAGACTGGTTTCGTAAGGCGGGCATTCCTTTCCCTGCCCCGGGATGGAGCTGGGACGATTTCATGGAAGCGGCTCTGCGGTTTCGTTCGCTCTGCAAGGAACCGGAGCAATATCCCGTTCAGATTGCGTTCACGCTCGATATATTGGAAAGCGTCGTTCTTTCGAAGGGCGGAAGGTACGTTTCCGCTGATGGAAAGTCGGTCTCAGGCTATATGGATAGCCCGGAGACGGCCGCAGCCATTGATTGGGTCCATCGGCTGATTTCGGAGGAGCTGTTGTCGCCCTATTCGCAGTCAGTGCTTCGCGAGTCCTTCGAGCAAGGGAATATCGGCATGATGGTGACGTGGCTGTATGACATTCCGCAGCATCAACTTGACCAAGCTGGGGTTATAGGCATGCCTGTCATTCGCGGAGGCAACCCTGCAGCGCTCCCTCTGCCGAAAATGATCGGAGTGTCCAGCGCCAGCCAAGATCCGGAACGCGCCTATCGCCTGTTAGAGTACCTTACTTGCACGGAAAATGAATTTACCGGTCAACAAATTGATGGTCAAGTCTATTCCCTCAAACATGCAGCTGCCCCTTCGGAGAATCCGGTCAAGGCGTTCATACGAGAAGAGTTGAGGTACGCGAAAGCCGGAACCTACTTGAAAATCGCGGACTGGTACGGCGGCCTTTACGATCGGGAGCTGGAACGCATATTGGAAGGAAAGCCAGCCCGGGAGGCGCTGCAAGCTCTTGCGGCAACCGTTGCATTGCGCTATATCATCCAATAA
- a CDS encoding SDR family NAD(P)-dependent oxidoreductase yields MSSWNGKVVIVTGGGSGIGRAVCHRFAREGAAVIAVDRHAESGEAVAAEIAEAGSMAAAMQADVSSEADVKRVVASTLEVYGRIDVLVNNAAVCPQMRITDMSLQGWNEVIANNLTSVFLFCREVLPVMAQNGGGAVVNVSSVHALATLDGYSAYAASKGGIVSLTRAVALDYAKQKIRVNAVLPGAVHTPMLERSIKSLDTPREEIMKQWNEAQPIGRVGEADEIASVVLFAASPDNSFMTGAVLVADGGMTIDL; encoded by the coding sequence ATGAGCAGCTGGAACGGGAAAGTGGTTATCGTAACGGGCGGAGGCAGCGGCATCGGCCGCGCCGTCTGTCACCGGTTCGCGCGGGAAGGCGCCGCGGTTATCGCCGTTGACCGGCATGCCGAAAGCGGCGAGGCGGTGGCGGCGGAAATCGCCGAAGCGGGGTCCATGGCGGCGGCCATGCAGGCGGACGTTTCATCCGAAGCGGACGTAAAGCGGGTCGTGGCAAGCACGCTGGAGGTGTATGGACGAATCGACGTCCTGGTGAACAATGCCGCGGTATGCCCGCAAATGCGCATTACGGATATGAGCTTGCAGGGGTGGAACGAGGTCATCGCGAATAATTTGACATCGGTCTTTTTATTTTGCCGCGAGGTGCTTCCCGTCATGGCGCAAAACGGCGGAGGCGCCGTCGTCAACGTCAGCTCCGTGCACGCGCTTGCGACGCTTGACGGCTACTCCGCGTACGCGGCTTCCAAAGGCGGCATCGTGTCGCTGACGAGAGCCGTCGCGCTTGATTACGCGAAGCAGAAGATCCGGGTAAACGCGGTGCTGCCCGGCGCGGTACATACGCCGATGCTGGAGCGCAGCATCAAGAGCCTGGATACGCCGCGCGAGGAGATTATGAAGCAGTGGAACGAGGCGCAGCCGATAGGCCGGGTCGGCGAGGCGGACGAAATCGCGTCCGTCGTCCTGTTCGCGGCAAGTCCGGACAATTCGTTCATGACCGGCGCGGTGCTCGTGGCTGACGGCGGAATGACAATCGATCTGTAA
- a CDS encoding SMP-30/gluconolactonase/LRE family protein has translation MQQSQAQSSREQQHSRKAELVLDAKATLGEGPHWHAEQKKLYWVDIIGGSFHRFDPAAGTNETFRVGKSVGAVVCDAADGEAVILATRDGFERYHCVTGELTPIADPEAHLQDNRFNDGKCDSAGRFWAGTMQDVEEVVTGSFYVLDNDLSCRKVHGDVGVSNGLAWSLDETVLYYIDSMKQTVTAFDYDREAGTIGNPRLAIDFQPEEGLPDGMTIDSEGMLWIAHWDGWQVSRWNPETGEKLDSIYVPVAKASSCIFGGEALDTLYITTASVGLTEETRGAEPHAGSLFACKPGVTGTPTHLFRSDKSFT, from the coding sequence ATGCAGCAATCACAAGCACAATCGTCGCGGGAGCAGCAGCATTCGCGCAAGGCGGAGCTGGTTCTGGACGCGAAGGCAACGTTAGGCGAAGGGCCGCATTGGCATGCGGAACAAAAGAAGCTTTATTGGGTCGATATTATCGGCGGCTCGTTTCACCGGTTCGATCCGGCAGCGGGAACGAACGAGACGTTCCGCGTCGGCAAATCGGTCGGCGCCGTCGTTTGCGACGCCGCGGACGGCGAAGCCGTCATTCTGGCGACGCGCGACGGCTTCGAGCGGTATCACTGCGTAACGGGGGAGCTTACGCCGATCGCCGATCCGGAGGCGCATCTGCAGGACAACCGGTTCAATGACGGCAAGTGCGACTCCGCCGGACGCTTCTGGGCGGGGACGATGCAGGATGTCGAGGAGGTCGTGACCGGTTCGTTCTACGTGCTGGATAACGACTTGAGCTGCCGCAAAGTGCACGGTGACGTCGGCGTTTCGAACGGCCTCGCATGGAGCTTGGACGAAACGGTTCTCTACTATATCGACTCCATGAAGCAGACGGTGACAGCGTTCGACTATGATCGCGAGGCGGGCACGATCGGCAATCCGCGGCTTGCCATTGATTTTCAGCCGGAGGAAGGATTGCCGGACGGCATGACGATCGACAGCGAAGGCATGCTCTGGATCGCGCATTGGGACGGCTGGCAGGTGTCGAGATGGAATCCGGAAACGGGAGAAAAGCTGGACTCCATCTACGTTCCGGTTGCCAAAGCAAGCTCCTGCATCTTCGGCGGCGAGGCGCTGGACACGCTGTACATTACGACGGCGAGCGTCGGGTTGACCGAAGAAACGCGCGGCGCGGAGCCGCATGCCGGCAGCCTCTTCGCATGCAAACCGGGCGTCACGGGCACGCCGACGCATCTGTTCCGAAGCGACAAAAGTTTTACTTAA